The Vicia villosa cultivar HV-30 ecotype Madison, WI linkage group LG1, Vvil1.0, whole genome shotgun sequence genome includes a region encoding these proteins:
- the LOC131632269 gene encoding F-box/kelch-repeat protein At3g23880-like: MYLPHELIIQILLRLPVKSLIRFKCICKSWLSLISRDPHFANSHFQLNAATHKRRILFISTSAPITRSIDLEAPLHDEPASTALCPNFIFTQSYLEIKGSCNGFIYFKYFGNMYLWNPSTGVHVQIPLSPINSSCFGYLDGFGYDHSTDDYLIVSMCYNPALTHISSHLQFFSFRANTWKKLEATYFPYMNASHNHRVGSLLGGVMHWLAFRRDIPMNVIVAFDLTERKLLEMSLPDDFNTGPSYCDLWVFGEFLSLWSMGKDIVEIWVMKEYKVRSSWTMTLVLPIHAIPTRYFSPICCTNRGDIIGTYGSTGLVKYDDKGQLLEHLSYGVAQYGSQVAVYVESLLSLPVDSLHS; the protein is encoded by the coding sequence ATGTATCTTCCTCATGAATTGATCATCCAAATCTTACTGCGGTTACCAGTTAAGTCTCTTATTCGTTTCAAATGTATTTGTAAGTCATGGCTTTCTCTCATCTCTCGTGATCCTCACTTTGCTAATTCACATTTTCAACTTAACGCCGCAACACACAAACGTAGAATTCTGTTTATATCAACTTCAGCTCCTATAACTCGCTCTATAGATTTAGAAGCACCGCTTCACGATGAACCTGCTTCTACTGCACTCTGCCCTAATTTTATATTTACCCAATCTTACCTTGAAATCAAAGGTTCATGTAATGGgtttatatatttcaaatattttggaAACATGTACCTATGGAATCCATCCACCGGAGTTCACGTACAAATACCGCTGTCCCCTATTAATTCCAGTTGTTTCGGTTATCTGGATGGTTTTGGGTATGACCACTCAACAGATGACTACTTGATTGTTTCAATGTGCTATAATCCAGCCTTAACTCATATTTCATCGCATTTACAATTTTTCTCATTCAGAGCTAATACATGGAAAAAACTTGAGGCTACTTACTTCCCTTATATGAATGCCTCTCACAATCACAGAGTAGGGTCTCTCCTTGGCGGGGTTATGCATTGGTTGGCTTTTCGTCGTGATATACCAATGAATGTTATTGTTGCCTTTGATTTAACCGAAAGGAAACTTCTAGAGATGTCTTTGCCTGATGATTTTAACACTGGCCCTAGCTATTGTGATTTGTGGGTATTTGGAGAATTTCTCAGCCTATGGTCTATGGGGAAAGATATTGTTGAAATATGGGTTATGAAAGAATACAAAGTCCGTTCGTCATGGACTATGACACTTGTTCTTCCAATTCATGCCATTCCCACTCGTTACTTTTCCCCCATATGCTGTACAAACAGAGGTGATATTATTGGAACCTATGGTAGTACAGGATTGGTGAAATATGATGACAAAGGGCAGTTGCTAGAGCATCTCTCCTATGGTGTCGCTCAATATGGATCCCAAGTGGCCGTGTATGTAGAGTCACTGCTTTCACTCCCTGTCGACAGTTTGCATTCATAA
- the LOC131598312 gene encoding F-box/kelch-repeat protein At3g06240-like, producing FAISHFQLNSATPNRRILIISSPASLIRSIDLEASLHDDSASAELNLNFIHPRTYVEIKGSCNGFVYDFASMCLWNPSNGVHKQIPSNFDSNCFCYLDGFGYDPSTDDYLIVSMSYNPALEFSSHLEFFSFRANTWKEIEGIYLPYMNAGDNSRVGSLVNGAIHWVAFNSDTSMDVIVAFDLAERKLVEMFLPHDFNIDSNFYELWVFGEFLSLWVRGEDAVEIWVMKEYKVQSSWTMTLVLPMDDYFSPICCTIKGDIIGTGSTGLVKYDDKGQLLEHRSYGVVPHGSQVAMYVESLLSLPVDSVQS from the coding sequence TTTGcaatatcacattttcaacttAACTCTGCAACACCCAATCGTAGAATTCTAATCATATCATCTCCAGCTTCTCTAATTCGGTCTATAGATTTAGAAGCATCGCTTCACGATGATTCTGCTTCTGCTGAACTCAACCTTAATTTTATACATCCCCGAACTTATGTTGAAATTAAAGGTTCGTGCAATGGGTTCGTATACGATTTTGCTAGCATGTGCCTATGGAATCCATCCAATGGTGTTCACAAACAAATACCTTCCAATTTTGATTCCAATTGTTTTTGTTATCTAGATGGTTTTGGGTATGACCCCTCAACAGATGACTACTTGATTGTTTCAATGTCCTACAATCCAGCCTTAGAATTTTCCTCACATTTAGAATTTTTCTCATTCAGAGCTAATACATGGAAAGAAATTGAGGGTATTTACCTCCCTTATATGAATGCGGGTGATAATTCCAGAGTAGGGTCTCTCGTTAACGGGGCTATTCATTGGGTGGCTTTTAATAGTGATACATCAATGGATGTTATTGTTGCCTTTGATTTAGCCGAAAGGAAACTTGTAGAGATGTTTTTGCCTCATGATTTTAACATTGATTCTAACTTTTATGAGTTGTGGGTATTTGGAGAATTTCTCAGCCTATGGGTTAGGGGGGAGGATGCGGTTGAAATATGGGTTATGAAAGAATATAAAGTCCAGTCGTCATGGACTATGACTCTTGTTCTTCCAATGGATGATTACTTTTCCCCAATATGCTGTACAATCAAGGGTGATATTATTGGAACAGGTAGTACCGGATTGGTGAAATATGATGATAAAGGGCAGTTGCTAGAGCATCGATCCTATGGTGTCGTTCCACATGGATCCCAAGTGGCCATGTATGTAGAGTCACTGCTTTCACTCCCTGTCGACAGCGTGCAATCGTAA
- the LOC131598182 gene encoding F-box/kelch-repeat protein At3g06240-like, translating into MEETSKMKKTLYLPLELIIHILLRLPVKSLARFKCVCKSWLSLISNPSFTNLHFELIAVTHDLRIMFISTILHESRSIDFETSLNHFSTSLSLDFLRPHFRSDFIIEMKSSCRGFIFLNCSSKIFLWNPSTGVHKQIPLPPVVSCIDPDDIFNLYGFGYDHSTDDYLVVSMSCDSSTDLADISSTFNIFSLRANTWKQIEFTALLNYRHFPYLDVGVFTVRYLDDSFYEQRLGFLCNGALHWLAVHEDLNKDVIFAFHLMERQLLEMYFPNDFDHDFNQDPTDCDLWVFGEFLSLWAIEDRTVVNIWVMIEYRVHSSWTKTLVLSTVDIPTRYFHPICYTRSGEIIGTDGHTGLVKYDDKGQLLEHRSYSNDREGSQVVVYIESLLSLPSDNE; encoded by the exons ATGGAAGAAACCTCAAAAATGAAGAAGACTCTGTATCTTCCGCTTGAATTGATCATTCATATCTTATTAAGGTTACCCGTTAAATCTCTTGCACGTTTCAAATGTGTTTGTAAGTCATGGCTTTCTCTCATCTCTAATCCCTCTTTTACAAATTTACATTTTGAACTCATTGCCGTAACACACGACCTTAGAATTATGTTCATATCAACTATCCTTCATGAATCTCGATCTATAGATTTTGAAACATCACTTAACCATTTTTCTACTTCACTCAGCCTTGATTTTTTGCGTCCCCATTTCCGATCTGATTTTATTATTGAAATGAAAAGTTCATGTAGAGGCTTTATATTTTTGAACTGTTCTTCAAAAATCTTTCTATGGAATCCATCCACAGGAGTTCACAAACAGATACCTTTACCTCCTGTTGTTTCCTGTATAGACCCTGATGATATCTTTAATCTATATGGTTTTGGGTATGATCACTCAACAGATGATTACTTGGTGGTTTCTATGTCATGTGATTCAAGTACCGACTTAGCTGACATTTCatcaacttttaatattttttcactCAGAGCTAATACATGGAAACAAATTGAGTTTACTGCATTGTTGAACTATAGGCACTTTCCTTACTTGGACGTAGGGGTGTTCACGGTCCG CTACTTGGACGACTCTTTTTATGAACAGAGACTAGGGTTTCTCTGTAATGGGGCTCTGCATTGGTTGGCTGTTCATGAGGATTTAAATAAGGATGTTATTTTTGCCTTTCATTTAATGGAAAGACAACTCTTAGAGATGTATTTTCCAAATGATTTTGACCATGATTTTAACCAAGACCCTACTGATTGTGATTTGTGGGTATTTGGAGAATTTCTTAGTCTATGGGCTATAGAGGATCGCACTGTTGTTAATATATGGGTTATGATAGAATACAGAG TGCATTCGTCTTGGACTAAAACTCTTGTTTTGTCTACTGTTGACATTCCGACTCGGTATTTTCATCCGATATGTTATAcaagaagtggtgaaattattgGAACAGATGGTCATACTGGATTGGTTAAGTATGATGACAAAGGACAACTGCTAGAGCATCGTTCATATTCTAATGATCGGGAAGGATCTCAAGTTGTTGTGTATATAGAGTCTCTGCTTTCACTCCCTTCTGACAATGAATAA
- the LOC131598245 gene encoding uncharacterized protein LOC131598245, translating to MNDSEDERATDLDDCFEEVDVTLPVSEGPVVAGLLTYPSKSKGESENKGEDDEYLSEDLLSSDPDASEEEKEPRFDKFKKEELNKDFNLNGVGHKHSYAIKTIKDTHTCARILDNKSASSKWVAKAVVKKMRTSDKDKEYANLWRYAAELHRVNPGNTVKINIERPLPTMQPRNQGIMELKAVDPKAWAWLMAVPTKSWCKHAFSFYPKCDVLMNNIAESFNATILNARDKPILTMCEWIRKYLMSRCSNSTLKLDKWPHKVMPIPRKRLDNEVAMSGHRHVVAALGFRQQNPEDFVHQYYTRDRYAMCYEFAISPINGTDMWPEVESEELLPPNYKKGPGRPRKLRIRESGEEGDRRRLPGVSYRCTRCDKVGHNVKTCKSKRQNQSAMKRKKKMRPNASEEGTNNAGSQSATNNEENEDTKTDSLFGDITDDKISNISDIQSQASTSNSFKGKGKMIHKPIVRRRVSERIKENWFKKPKPFTGPGSHPAQPICMDIEEEEPSNNTPKKASKITPKKPSKGTPKKASKGTPKKTTPKKGTPTKKT from the exons ATGAATGACAGTGAGGATGAGAGGGCCACAGATCTTGATGATTGTTTTGAAGAGGTTGATGTTACTTTACCAGTTAGTGAGGGGCCTGTTGTAGCTGGTTTGTTGACTTATCCTAGTAAGAGTAAAGGTGAGAGTGAAAATAAAGGTGAGGATGATGAATATCTTAGTGAGGATTTACTAAGTTCTGATCCTGATGCCTCAGAGGAAGAAAAAGAGCCTAGGTTTGATAAGTTTAAGAAGGAGGAGCTTAATAAGGATTTCAATTTAAATGGG GTGGGCCATAAGCACAGTTATGCCATAAAGACTATAAAAGATACCCACACATGTGCTAGGATTTTGGATAACAAAAGTGCAAGTTCTAAGTGGGTGGCTAAGGCTGTGGTCAAAAAGATGAGAACATCTGACAAG GACAAGGAGTATGCCAATTTGTGGAGGTATGCAGCTGAGTTGCATAGGGTCAATCCTGGAAACACTGTGAAGATAAACATAGAGAGGCCTTTACCTACAATGCAACCAAG AAACCAAGGAATCATGGAGTTGAAGGCTGTAGATCCAAAGGCTTGGGCATGGCTTATGGCAGTTCCTACAAAGTCTTGGTGTAAGCATGCATTTTCATTTTATCCTAAGTGTGATGTACTTATGAATAACATAGCTGAGTCATTCAATGCCACTATTCTGAATGCTAGAGATAAACCTATATTGACCATGTGTGAATGGATTAGAAAATATCTGATGAGTAGGTGTAGTAATTCTACTTTGAAACTAGACAAGTGGCCACACAAAGTGATGCCTATTCCCAGGAAAAGATTAGACAATGAGGTAGCTATGAGTGGACATAG ACATGTTGTTGCTGCATTAGGGTTTAGACAGCAGAACCCAGAGGATTTTGTTCATCAGTATTACACTAGAGATAGGTATGCCATGTGCTATGAATTTGCTATTAGTCCAATTAATGGCACTGACATGTGGCCTGAGGTTGAAAGTGAAGAACTGTTACCTCCTAATTACAAAAAGGGACCAGGAAGGCCTAGAAAGCTAAGGATAAGGGAAAGTGGAGAAGAAGGAGATAGAAGAAGGTTACCTGGTGTATCTTATAGATGCACCAGGTGTGACAAGGTGGGACACAATGTGAAGACatgcaaaagcaagagacaaaatcAAAGTGCAATGAAAAGAAAG AAGAAAATGAGACCAAATGCAAGTGAAGAAGGTACTAACAATGCTGGAAGCCAGTCTGCTACAaacaatgaagaaaatgaagatacCAAGACTGATTCATTGTTTGGAGATATAACTGATGACAAGATAAGCAACATATCAGACATCCAATCTCAGGCCTCAACAAGCAACAGTTTCAAGGGAAAGGGAAAGATGATTCACAAGCCAATTGTAAGGAGAAGGGTAAGTGAGAGGATAAAGGAGAACTGGTTCAAGAAACCTAAACCATTCACTGGTCCAGGTTCTCACCCTGCGCAACCTATTTGTATGGACATTGAAGAAGAGGAACCTTCAAATAATACTCCAAAGAAGGCATCCAAGATTACTCCAAAGAAGCCATCAAAGGGTACTCCTAAGAAGGCATCAAAGGGTACTCCAAAGAAGACTACTCCAAAGAAGGGAACTCCCACAAAGAAGACTTGA